From Maniola hyperantus chromosome 28, iAphHyp1.2, whole genome shotgun sequence, one genomic window encodes:
- the LOC117994939 gene encoding uncharacterized protein — MNESWVNRYKKPFNPVWMDYCDPYHCSAYHRPACGLNRQTMRFRWFQSRCHVMLNNLCAKYQGALKYDIVDSKHCFRYVKFLRVGCPTVCPDKLAPICGISSVDNQVAVFMNNCVMERANCGGNLGENYNFMQYITESSFKSPLSQRERIKILRHQIKEEIRSKTNRSSLLDEESSLEDLDYKLNDHLPITPIIERTVKHKSRGLTTVKFDGKIGGHAAIDKFQNGGTGKGNNTSNQLRSQKRVQKKYRIRKPLEIFYRRIYKKELFGQHLDWVHCQDIITPFLTGTKVNLSYVNKKGPNNPTVIRLISLLNVNTTTYSSEEVYSILYQISQLNLRFFRWDILAMKMLFKVIIKERTHSFSNLKRGLRELFTKWRLDFSNTTTLLRQARIFRPPCVHIATFDGSTKSPKVTRYPKKTEKTEKPTTVCEYDEEDCKD, encoded by the exons ATGAACGAGTCTTGGGTGAATCGTTACAAGAAGCCCTTCAACCCAGTGTGGATGGATTACTGCGACCCCTACCACTGCAGCGCCTACCACAGGCCTGCGTGCGGGttgaacagacagacaatgcgGTTCAGGTGGTTTCAAAGCAGATGTCATGTTATGTTGAACAATCTGTGTGCGAAATATCAAGGAGCCCTCA AATATGATATAGTGGATAGTAAACACTGCTTCAGATACGTCAAGTTCTTACGTGTCGGCTGTCCGACAGTCTGTCCCGACAAGTTGGCCCCAATCTGTGGTATCAGTTCAGTAGACAACCAAGTCGCAGTTTTTATGAATAACTGCGTTATGGAACGGGCGAATTGTGGAGGCAATTTGGGAg aaaattacaatttta tGCAATATATTACCGAATCCAGTTTCAAAAGCCCTCTTAGCCAAAGagaaagaataaaaatattacgacaccaaataaaagaagaaatacgTTCAAAAACGAATAGATCAAGTCTTTTGGACGAAGAGTCTTCATTAGAAGATTTAGATTATAAATTAAACGATCATTTACCAATTACCCCCATTATCGAAAGGACCGTTAAACACAAATCTCGCGGGTTAACAACTGTCAAGTTTGACGGCAAAATTGGCGGGCATGCGGCCatagacaaatttcaaaatggcggcaCAGGCAAAGGAAACAATACATCCAACCAATTACGTTCGCAAAAAAGGGTTCAGAAAAAATATCGTATTCGGAAACCATTAGAGATTTTTTATAGAAGAATTTATAAGAAGGAACTGTTTGGGCAACATTTAGATTGGGTGCATTGCCAAGACATAATCACGCCATTTCTTACTGGCACCAAGGTTAATTTAAGCTATGTGAATAAAAAGGGTCCGAATAATCCTACTGTTATACG CCTCATCTCACTTCTTAACGTGAACACAACAACCTACAGCAGCGAGGAGGTGTACTCCATATTGTATCAAATCAGCCAACTAAACTTGCGCTTCTTCCGATGGGACATTTTAGCCATGAAGATGTTGTTCAAAGTTATCATTAAAG AGAGAACACACTCATTCAGTAACCTGAAGAGGGGCCTGCGCGAGCTGTTCACAAAATGGCGGCTTGACTTCAGCAACACCACCACTCTGTTGCGACAGGCGAGGATCTTCCGACCACCCTGTGTACACATCGCTACATTTGACG GTTCAACAAAATCACCAAAAGTGACGAGATATCCTAAAAAAACCGAAAAAACCGAAAAACCTACGACGGTTTGTGAATATGACGAAGAAGACTGTAAAGattaa